Proteins encoded in a region of the Sulfurimonas marina genome:
- a CDS encoding adenine phosphoribosyltransferase: MTLSQTERKIIENSIRDIKDFPQPGIVFKDITTLLNDKEAYGVLMNHLYHRYKEYNLDYIAGIDARGFIFGAALAQMLGIGFVPIRKKGKLPYTTISEKYSLEYGVDEIEVHIDAFSAQKDAKVLVIDDLIATGGTANAAATLVNQSGAQCVECCFIIGLSFLDGVKNLKEKTQVYSVIEVN; this comes from the coding sequence ATTACACTTAGTCAAACAGAAAGAAAGATTATAGAAAACTCGATTAGAGATATTAAAGATTTTCCACAGCCTGGAATAGTCTTTAAAGATATTACTACTCTTTTAAACGACAAAGAAGCGTATGGTGTCTTAATGAATCATCTCTATCACAGATATAAAGAGTATAATCTCGATTATATAGCAGGGATAGATGCTCGCGGATTTATTTTTGGTGCAGCTCTTGCACAGATGTTAGGGATCGGCTTTGTACCTATTAGAAAAAAAGGGAAGCTCCCATATACCACTATCTCTGAGAAATACTCTTTGGAGTATGGTGTTGATGAGATAGAGGTACATATAGATGCTTTTAGTGCTCAAAAAGATGCTAAAGTACTTGTAATAGATGATCTGATCGCAACAGGTGGTACTGCAAATGCAGCAGCAACACTTGTAAATCAGTCAGGTGCACAATGTGTAGAGTGTTGTTTTATTATAGGGTTATCATTTTTAGACGGTGTCAAAAATCTAAAAGAGAAAACTCAAGTTTATAGTGTAATAGAGGTTAATT
- the rpiB gene encoding ribose 5-phosphate isomerase B: MKFYVATDHAGIDLKNWTVEFLKEKGHEVIDLGPFSKERVDYPDYAHKVATSVLEDTGSQGILICGSGIGMSMAANRHEGIRAALCHDAYTAMVARGHNDANILCFGERIVGLGVAESIINSWLESGFDGGRHCQRVEKIEL, from the coding sequence ATGAAATTTTACGTAGCAACAGACCACGCTGGAATAGATCTAAAAAACTGGACAGTTGAATTTTTAAAAGAGAAAGGTCATGAAGTGATCGACCTTGGTCCATTTTCAAAAGAGAGAGTTGATTACCCTGATTATGCTCACAAAGTAGCAACAAGTGTTTTAGAAGATACAGGGAGTCAAGGTATCCTTATCTGCGGTAGCGGGATCGGTATGAGTATGGCTGCAAACCGTCACGAAGGGATCCGTGCGGCACTTTGCCACGATGCTTACACAGCTATGGTTGCTCGTGGTCACAACGATGCAAACATACTATGTTTCGGAGAGAGAATCGTGGGTCTCGGTGTTGCAGAGTCTATCATCAACTCTTGGCTGGAAAGTGGTTTTGACGGTGGTAGACACTGCCAACGTGTTGAAAAAATAGAGCTATAA
- a CDS encoding site-2 protease family protein, whose translation MELLDFLKIGAAVVALAIAIIGHEIMHGWVAYMYGDTTAKNAGRLTINPIAHVDLVGTILVPLMMYFLPMLMGAESGFLFGWAKPVPINTLTVISRGGYNAAMQVDLAGIVYNFTLAAFAAIALTAMHSPTTADGIVYLFTYLLVFQLLVINVVLGVFNILPIPQFDGAHFLAHLALKFRKNEIAEFFYKNERYGIIVVLIILMTPLSHYLILLPVQTIIGLLLS comes from the coding sequence ATGGAATTACTTGATTTTCTGAAAATCGGTGCTGCTGTTGTAGCCTTAGCGATTGCTATTATCGGACATGAGATTATGCATGGTTGGGTTGCTTATATGTATGGTGACACAACTGCAAAAAATGCAGGTCGCCTTACAATCAACCCTATAGCTCATGTTGATTTAGTGGGAACAATTTTAGTCCCGCTAATGATGTACTTTTTACCAATGCTTATGGGAGCTGAAAGTGGCTTTTTATTTGGTTGGGCAAAACCGGTACCAATCAACACTTTAACAGTTATTAGCCGTGGTGGATACAATGCGGCGATGCAGGTAGACCTTGCCGGAATTGTATATAACTTTACATTAGCAGCTTTTGCCGCGATCGCACTTACTGCAATGCATTCGCCGACAACAGCTGATGGTATTGTATATCTATTTACTTATCTGCTTGTTTTTCAACTGCTTGTTATCAATGTGGTTTTAGGGGTATTTAACATCCTCCCTATTCCACAATTTGACGGTGCACATTTTCTAGCACACTTAGCACTGAAGTTTAGAAAAAACGAGATCGCAGAATTTTTTTATAAAAATGAAAGATATGGCATAATTGTGGTACTTATTATTTTAATGACACCGCTAAGCCACTATCTCATACTTTTACCGGTGCAAACTATTATCGGTTTACTATTATCTTAA